In Meleagris gallopavo isolate NT-WF06-2002-E0010 breed Aviagen turkey brand Nicholas breeding stock chromosome 2, Turkey_5.1, whole genome shotgun sequence, the following are encoded in one genomic region:
- the LOC100540623 gene encoding retinol dehydrogenase 14-like translates to MHLLLSHASMNSCDTFTFLSDMGESTEFGVQEEPRLDVLINNAGIFQCPYMKTEDGFEMQFGVNHLGHFLLTNLLLGLLKNSAPSRIVVVSSKLYKYGEINFEDLNSEISYNKSFCYSRSKLANILFARELARRLEGTGVTVNSLHPGIVRTNLGRHVNIPLLAKPLFNLVSWAFFKTPLEGAQTSIYLASSPDVEGVSGKYFGDCKEEELLPKAMDDLVARKLWDISEVMVGLLK, encoded by the exons ATGCATTTGCTTCTGAGTCATGCAAGCATGAATTCCTGTGATACCTTCACATTCTTGTCAGACATGGGTGAAAGCACTGAATTTGGAGTTCAG GAAGAGCCAAGGCTGGATGTTCTGATAAATAATGCAGGGATATTCCAGTGTCCATACATGAAGACAGAGGATGGCTTTGAGATGCAATTTGGTGTAAACCACTTGGGTCACTTCTTGCTCACCAACCTTCTTCTGGGCCTCCTCAAAAATTCTGCTCCGAGCAGGATTGTGGTAGTATCCTCAAAGCTTTACAAGTACGGAGAAATCAACTTTGAAGACTTGAACAGTGAAATAAGTTACAATAAAAGCTTTTGTTACAGCCGGAGTAAACTGGCTAACATACTATTTGCAAGGGAGCTAGCCCGTCGTTTGGAAGGGACAGGAGTCACTGTCAATTCACTTCATCCGGGTATTGTCAGAACAAATTTAGGGAGACATGTGAATATTCCGTTACTGGCAAAACCCCTATTCAATTTGGTGTCATGGGCTTTCTTCAAAACACCTCTGGAAGGAGCCCAGACTTCTATTtatttggcctcttctcctgatGTTGAAGGTGTGTCTGGGAAATATTTTGGGGACTGCAAAGAGGAGGAACTTCTGCCCAAAGCCATGGATGACCTGGTTGCAAGAAAATTGTGGGATATAAGTGAAGTGATGGTTGGATTATTGAAATAA